The genomic region aatatctttaggatatgtcattttctcaattgcatcaaatttagctttatctactttaatacctcgttcagaaattttatgcccaagcactataccttcattcaccatgaagtggcacttctcACAATTATAGAGaagattagtttcttcatatctctgcaaactcgatcaagattgcttaagcaatcatcaaaagaagtttcgtaaacggaaaaatcatccacgaatatctcaacaatcttttcataaaaatcagagaatatagccgtcatacatctttgaagatagcaggtgcattacattaACCACAAGGCATACGAAAAAAGTATGTTAAAatctattaacatgggatctaatttCAAAGATCTTGATGCCAGAAATCGAAAGGTGAAAATGATTCATGATTTGAACGCATGGTTTAAGAAataaaacatttaaaaaaatctTTAAAAAAGGAAAACTCcatggttgcgacaagtggcgtgcaTGCAGTGCATCACTTGTCACCACCAGAGAAGGCGAGGGTGATCTTTGCAATGGATGCCCCTTAATTTAGTGATTTCGGGGAACGATTTCCCTCGGGGTACCTAGTGTCCAAAGGTATAAGCATATTCTGAACATCACCAAATGGGCTGGGCCCATTCACGTTTTCTCAACCTTTTTCTTCTGCTTCAACAAAGCACCAATctagatagtactccctccgttctaaatatttgtctttttagatatttcaaatggactaccacatacggatgtatatagacatagtttagagtgtggattcactcattttgcttcgcatgtagtcacttattgaaatatctagaaagacaaatatttagaaacgggaGTACGTCTTATTATAGAACAACCATACCGTACTATTTATTTTTGTTGCGGAAACACTAATAGATTGTCGAATCAACTAGCGGCAAAGGATTAATTGGGATAGTCAAATTTGAGTTGCAAAAATATATATTCTGTATCAACGACACATAACAATAGTTCAACTATTTTCATTTGTCATTTGGATTTTAAACAGATTATGAGAAAACTCATTCGGATACGGCATGaagaaaatgcaaaaaatattTGGACCATGAGTTACTTTATTTTACATAGAGGGAGAAAGGGGTGGGTTTGAAGATGTTCTTTTACTATCTAAAATAATTGAAGCTTTGAAAAGATGTTGATAATATTCGATAGTTGCCTCAACTATTGTAGTTTGGTGTAACGTACTACCTCTGTAAACAAATGTAGGAAGTTTTTGCACTAAACGCGCACGCGCGCGCACAAGGGAAGTTAAGCACTACAAGAGGAGAGAATGAACTCCAACAAAAGGAAACCAATAATCCAATCAAtctagaaaagagtactccctctATCCAgaattagttgtcgctcaaacagatgtatctaacactattTACGGACGGAGGAAGTATGTCCCATGGCACATCGTTCTGATCGACATCCtccgtagtactccctccgttcggaattacttgtctcggaaatggatgtacgttctacatacatccatttccgagacaagtaattccgaaagGAGGGAGTAACTATGTAGTTCCCTGCAGTGCCTTTTATGTCACCAGCAGTTCAGACAATCAGGCATATTAGTGTCCTCAGGGTTGCTCTTTTGGGCCAGGGGATCCACCTCCCGTCCCCAGTATGCCAGTGGTGAAAGGTTCAACGGACGTTCGCAAACTTTCTGGCCCTTCTGCAGTAATCCTCTTGCACAATGCATCACAGTTACTTATTACTTCAGTTAACCTGCCCTTCAATTCACCAACTTCCACCTGCAGTGGATGAACTGCGAATAATTCATAATGCAATGTCAATGAATAGTTCCAGCTTCTCCATTGATTGTTCTATATCTATCTAATAAAACACTGCATTTGTTACCTTCAGCAAGATTGTGAGAGGTTGATCTCATCGAAGAAACAGAGTAATTGAACCGCTGGAGAAGTTTAACAGCCAATGCATCTGCCGTTTCTATCTTATTTTCTAGCTCTCCCTGCAATACATAAGAGCTCCTCTCTATAAAATGGTTGACAATGGAAGGCATGAATTGCAAATTTTACAATATCAAATCTCTTCAACTATGTTCTAAGTAATGGATAATTACCATGAGCACTTAGAATTGGTCAGTTAAGTTATGTATTGTACTTTCTAAGAGTATCCTTCAATATCTATTCTACTCTACAAGCATAGTGCGGTGCCAATGGTTTTATTAACTTGAATGGAGGGTTGTAGCAAAACCATCAGTTTAACATGTGATAGAAATATGACACAGGTGCTAAAATTCGCATCTCGAGAAACCAAGCTATGAACATCCTAAGTGTCAGCAAACAGAACAAGCACCAATTCATGAAGGATTATGTTATCTCCGACAGGAACAGAAGAAGATTTCTCAGCATTGATGAGTAGCCTGAAAGCGCTATATCCTATCCAATTGCCACAATATAGCATGAGATGAGACGCAATTGCTTCCATAAGTTAAGTGAGAAATATCTTCTGCAAGTTACTGTCTCTTTATAAACAACATCAAAACAAATTTTGTACCTACCTGTCTTCCACTGATTTCCTTGGCCATCTCTTCTTGCCATTCACGGTACATAGCAAAAAGCTCAAACATCAGATTTGGACTCAAATTGCCTACAGATAATCACCAAGAAATGGATGAGCTCGTGCCAACACCTATGATAGATCCAACTCACTTGCTGCTAATTTTGGTCAGAGTATAGGTTTCCACAACGTCTTCTTCCCAATACTCTGACCAAAATTGCAGCATGCCGCTTACTCACCAGAGGCCGCCGAGGAGGAGCCGGAGGGTTTCCGTACAAGAATATCAGTGAAGCTGGTCTCCGTCTCCGAGCCCGCCGCTGGCTGACCGCTCAACAGCGGCGGGGCCTTCAAAATCCCCAATCAAAATACTAAAATTAGCAGTAAAAAAACCACAGCGAGGAGAAAAGGACCGATGGATTCGTTTTCTTACGATGGTAAGTGACCGGATGCGGCGGAGGAGAGGGTCTTCGTTCGCGGCGTCGCGCCGGCCGTCGGATACCGTCGTGATCTCGTCCGCCCACTGCGGTCGCTGCTGCTGCGGCGGCTGCCTGGCCGGGAGAGACTCGGAAGCCCCCATGGGATGGGAGTTCGGTCGTGGCGGGGCCTATGAAGGAGAGGAAGGCGGGGAGCGCCCGGCGGGAGAAGCTGCCGGAGTTGGACGGAGGAGGCAACACCGCCACGGGGTCGCAGGCTTGCAGGGCCTATATCTCGCCTTCATCGAGTCCACCAGCTTCAGAGTTGCTGAAGGGGGAGCCAGATGGGCTGGCCCACAcgcacggcaggcc from Triticum aestivum cultivar Chinese Spring chromosome 4A, IWGSC CS RefSeq v2.1, whole genome shotgun sequence harbors:
- the LOC123082325 gene encoding uncharacterized protein; amino-acid sequence: MGASESLPARQPPQQQRPQWADEITTVSDGRRDAANEDPLLRRIRSLTIAPPLLSGQPAAGSETETSFTDILVRKPSGSSSAASGNLSPNLMFELFAMYREWQEEMAKEISGRQGELENKIETADALAVKLLQRFNYSVSSMRSTSHNLAEVHPLQVEVGELKGRLTEVISNCDALCKRITAEGPESLRTSVEPFTTGILGTGGGSPGPKEQP